One genomic region from Fictibacillus marinisediminis encodes:
- a CDS encoding ribulokinase translates to MQKKYVIGIDYGTESGRVLLVEAASGEEIATNVTAYRHGVMDEELPGGTALEADWALQHPGDYFDVLRESVPAVLQQAKVSAEDVIGLGIDFTSSTIMPLTEEGEPLCLQPDWEGNPHSWVKLWKHHAAQSEADELTKLAEERNEGFLKRYGGKASSEWMFPKILQILREAPDVFEETDLFMEAGDWVTSQLAGNMVRSSNTCGYKAFWNKEEGYPSAEFFSTLDMRLENILDTKMRGPVLSIGEKAGELTEEMARLIGLEPGIAVAVGIIDAHAGVPAVGAVNPGQLVMAMGTSTCHMLISDVEEPIKGVCGIVEDGIIPGCISYETGQVAVGDSFAWYVDQAVPDYVKKEAADAGMNVHQLLEKKAAACRPGQSGLVALDWWNGNRSVLVDAHLSGAIVGLTLATKPEEIYRALLESTAFGTKKIIESFVDAGVAVDEIFAVGGLPERNHLLMQIYADVTNREIKIANSRQTTALGAAMYAAVAAGREAGGYDSIFEAADKMARVKEETFKPIPENVRLYEELYRYYLELHDFFGQEKRALMHGLKRLKSGEAEEVLQNGVPL, encoded by the coding sequence TTGCAGAAAAAATATGTTATCGGAATTGATTATGGAACGGAATCCGGGCGGGTTTTGCTTGTGGAAGCTGCTTCCGGTGAAGAGATTGCCACAAATGTTACCGCTTACAGACATGGTGTGATGGATGAGGAACTTCCTGGAGGTACAGCGCTTGAAGCAGACTGGGCCTTGCAGCATCCCGGGGATTATTTTGATGTTCTGCGTGAATCGGTGCCTGCTGTCCTTCAACAGGCTAAGGTAAGCGCAGAAGATGTTATCGGCCTCGGGATCGATTTTACTTCGTCTACGATTATGCCGCTAACTGAAGAGGGTGAACCGCTCTGCCTGCAGCCAGACTGGGAAGGTAATCCGCACAGCTGGGTCAAGCTATGGAAGCATCATGCCGCACAGTCAGAAGCGGACGAACTCACGAAACTTGCAGAAGAGAGGAACGAAGGTTTTCTGAAACGATATGGAGGAAAGGCTTCGTCAGAATGGATGTTTCCAAAAATATTGCAGATCTTGAGGGAGGCGCCTGACGTTTTTGAAGAAACGGATCTGTTTATGGAAGCGGGTGACTGGGTTACCTCACAGCTTGCCGGAAACATGGTCCGCAGCAGCAACACATGCGGTTATAAAGCCTTTTGGAATAAAGAAGAGGGTTATCCTTCCGCTGAATTTTTCAGCACGCTCGACATGCGCCTTGAAAACATTTTAGATACGAAAATGCGAGGGCCTGTTTTATCCATTGGAGAAAAAGCGGGAGAACTTACAGAAGAAATGGCAAGGCTTATAGGATTAGAACCCGGGATTGCTGTAGCGGTAGGGATTATTGACGCTCATGCAGGAGTTCCGGCAGTTGGCGCTGTAAACCCTGGCCAGCTTGTAATGGCAATGGGGACCTCAACTTGCCATATGCTGATTTCTGATGTGGAAGAACCGATTAAAGGTGTGTGCGGGATTGTAGAAGACGGCATTATTCCAGGCTGCATCAGCTACGAAACCGGGCAGGTTGCTGTCGGTGATTCCTTTGCCTGGTATGTTGACCAGGCTGTTCCCGATTATGTGAAAAAAGAAGCGGCCGATGCCGGAATGAACGTCCATCAATTACTGGAGAAGAAGGCAGCAGCCTGCAGGCCGGGTCAGTCCGGGCTTGTTGCACTGGACTGGTGGAATGGCAATCGCTCTGTTCTCGTCGATGCTCATTTGTCCGGGGCGATTGTTGGTCTGACACTGGCAACAAAACCGGAAGAAATCTACCGGGCTTTGTTGGAATCAACGGCTTTTGGCACAAAAAAGATCATTGAAAGTTTCGTTGATGCCGGCGTGGCTGTTGATGAAATCTTTGCCGTGGGCGGACTGCCTGAACGGAATCACCTGTTGATGCAGATCTATGCGGATGTGACGAACCGCGAGATTAAAATCGCCAACTCACGCCAGACGACCGCACTTGGCGCTGCGATGTATGCGGCAGTAGCGGCAGGGCGTGAGGCAGGAGGCTATGATTCTATTTTTGAAGCAGCTGACAAGATGGCAAGAGTGAAGGAAGAAACATTCAAGCCAATTCCTGAAAACGTGAGGCTGTATGAAGAGCTGTACCGCTATTATTTGGAGCTGCATGATTTTTTCGGACAGGAGAAGCGTGCGTTGATGCATGGGCTGAAGCGGCTGAAGAGCGGAGAGGCAGAAGAAGTGCTGCAAAATGGCGTCCCGCTTTGA
- a CDS encoding LysR family transcriptional regulator, with protein sequence MDQELHVFVTVVEKANFSHAAEVLHITQPAVSRYIKNLESKMNAKLLERNNKMVQMTKAGEIVYHHAKEILSLYEKMNVLVADLMSQPSGKLSIGASYTFGEYILPHIIATIRAEFPQINPSIMIGNTREIVHQVASRHIDVGIIEGKMTDEHVAMERFSVDSLVVVVSAGHPLAQKEVVSFSDLEDETWIVREQGSGTREATEQMFADHRFTPGSVMEFGSTQIIKESVEAGLGVSFLSTWTIRKELALGTLKVLDLPGFPVQRQFTLVTQDTEFQTKAMEVFLRVLKQG encoded by the coding sequence GTGGATCAGGAACTGCATGTATTTGTGACGGTCGTGGAAAAAGCCAATTTTTCGCATGCGGCGGAAGTTTTGCATATCACCCAGCCGGCGGTGAGCCGTTATATCAAAAACTTAGAGAGTAAAATGAATGCGAAACTGCTTGAACGGAATAACAAGATGGTGCAGATGACGAAGGCTGGAGAAATTGTCTACCATCATGCCAAGGAAATCCTGTCGCTCTATGAAAAGATGAATGTGCTTGTCGCTGACTTAATGAGCCAGCCAAGCGGAAAGCTGAGCATCGGGGCCAGTTACACATTTGGTGAGTATATTCTGCCTCACATCATTGCTACGATCCGTGCGGAGTTCCCGCAGATCAACCCGTCCATCATGATCGGCAACACCCGCGAAATTGTTCACCAAGTGGCATCCCGGCATATCGATGTGGGAATCATTGAAGGAAAGATGACAGATGAGCACGTGGCGATGGAGCGTTTTTCTGTGGATAGTCTCGTGGTCGTTGTTTCAGCTGGACATCCGCTGGCTCAGAAGGAAGTGGTTTCGTTTTCTGATCTTGAGGATGAAACGTGGATCGTACGGGAGCAGGGGTCCGGAACGCGTGAAGCAACCGAGCAGATGTTTGCTGACCATCGATTTACTCCAGGTTCAGTGATGGAGTTCGGGAGCACGCAGATCATTAAAGAGTCGGTCGAGGCAGGGCTCGGTGTTTCGTTTCTCTCCACATGGACGATACGGAAGGAGCTTGCTTTAGGAACGCTTAAGGTCCTTGATCTGCCGGGCTTTCCGGTCCAGCGGCAGTTCACGCTCGTGACACAGGATACGGAATTTCAGACGAAGGCAATGGAAGTGTTTTTGAGGGTTTTGAAGCAGGGGTGA
- a CDS encoding YeiH family protein: MEYSETSAHIVKSPRLQWLAGIAFTFFIALLGLGLSKLPGFDHIGPLASAILIAVGYRQVSGYPEKLRSGIEFSAKKLLRFAIILYGLKLNIDVIFHQGLPLLVRGIGTVAFSIVVMYALSKWLKADASISLLLGIGTGVCGAAAIAAISPIVKSKEEDTAISVGIIALMGTLFSILYTVLRPLLPLSDTNYGMWAGISLHEIAHVALAGAPAGQDALEVALLAKLGRVFLLVPLCFIFMYGMKKRSPEKQKNSAKVEFPWFLIGFIITSLIGSYVLGDIIPIPSQVLDDISNVSTYFLTMAMVGLGLNVSFSTLKNRALRPLIAMALTSILLSVLTFFTL, encoded by the coding sequence ATGGAATACTCTGAAACTTCAGCTCACATCGTAAAAAGCCCGCGCCTTCAATGGCTTGCCGGCATCGCTTTTACCTTTTTTATCGCATTGCTGGGATTAGGCTTATCCAAACTGCCCGGATTCGATCACATCGGACCGCTTGCCAGTGCCATCCTGATTGCCGTTGGTTACCGGCAAGTTTCCGGCTATCCTGAAAAACTCCGATCAGGCATTGAGTTCTCAGCGAAAAAGCTGCTGCGTTTTGCGATTATTTTATATGGATTAAAACTGAACATCGACGTTATTTTTCACCAAGGACTGCCGCTTTTGGTCCGGGGCATCGGAACCGTTGCCTTCTCCATTGTTGTAATGTACGCACTGTCCAAATGGCTAAAAGCAGACGCGTCCATCTCCCTGCTGCTCGGCATCGGTACAGGAGTATGCGGAGCAGCGGCCATTGCGGCCATCTCACCAATCGTAAAATCAAAGGAAGAAGACACGGCGATCAGCGTCGGCATCATTGCCTTGATGGGAACACTATTTTCCATTCTCTATACCGTACTCCGGCCCTTGCTTCCCTTGTCGGACACCAATTATGGGATGTGGGCGGGCATCTCTTTGCATGAGATTGCCCATGTGGCATTGGCCGGAGCACCTGCCGGCCAGGATGCTCTCGAAGTGGCCTTGCTTGCCAAACTGGGGCGCGTCTTCCTGCTCGTCCCGCTCTGCTTCATCTTTATGTATGGGATGAAAAAGCGCTCACCGGAAAAACAGAAAAACTCCGCAAAGGTAGAGTTTCCGTGGTTTCTCATCGGATTCATCATCACGAGTCTGATCGGCAGCTATGTGCTGGGAGACATCATTCCCATCCCTTCACAAGTGCTGGACGACATCTCAAATGTCAGCACCTATTTTCTTACGATGGCGATGGTCGGCCTGGGCTTGAACGTCAGCTTCAGTACACTTAAAAACCGTGCGCTGCGTCCGCTGATTGCCATGGCATTGACCTCAATTCTTTTATCCGTGCTTACCTTCTTCACTTTATAA
- a CDS encoding MFS transporter: protein MKKPWIRQVTVVVLVWMTYMFSFVDRLSWPPVLPLAAKEMGLTAAHAGSYMTAFYIGYVITQFPGGVLTDRFGYRKVLLSSYFMMGIFTLTMSTVQSFEQGFVFRLLAGLGSGAIFSASLAAIFDHISPKRRGVAIGFFMTATSLGVTVVNLFVPTVAAAHGWRSAFIAAGLLPIAGIVLSFFFLKETRSYGRTKKSVSSMSEILTVLKNKNLILAGIAGFGGLWATWGTATWANAYLNHSLHLSLVSAGKMMAVYGMAGLLCKPLIGFVSDYMNKKTIAFWALFLFAPVLVWFGVNTHTGILFTITAILGVTAFIYSPVMTAIIGELVEERLVGTAMGLVNAIWQLGSLISPLVVGMVVDATFSYFYGFLVLAAGPLIGAIMMLFVKTKAKQAKNWKAA, encoded by the coding sequence ATGAAAAAACCCTGGATCCGGCAAGTGACCGTCGTTGTGCTTGTCTGGATGACGTATATGTTTTCGTTTGTGGACAGGCTGTCGTGGCCGCCTGTCCTTCCGCTCGCTGCAAAAGAGATGGGACTGACGGCCGCGCATGCAGGAAGCTACATGACCGCTTTTTACATAGGATATGTGATCACCCAGTTCCCGGGCGGCGTGCTGACCGACCGGTTCGGCTATCGAAAAGTACTGCTCAGTTCCTATTTTATGATGGGCATCTTTACTCTCACCATGTCGACGGTACAATCCTTTGAGCAGGGATTTGTCTTCCGCCTGCTGGCAGGGCTCGGCTCAGGCGCCATCTTTTCCGCATCACTGGCTGCTATATTCGATCACATCTCACCTAAAAGAAGAGGTGTGGCGATTGGCTTTTTTATGACGGCAACGTCGCTTGGCGTCACTGTCGTTAACTTGTTTGTTCCGACAGTCGCTGCCGCTCATGGCTGGCGTTCTGCCTTTATCGCCGCGGGGCTGCTGCCTATCGCGGGCATCGTGCTCAGCTTCTTTTTCCTAAAAGAAACCAGGAGCTATGGAAGAACAAAGAAATCCGTATCCTCCATGAGTGAGATCCTCACAGTACTGAAAAATAAAAACCTCATCCTTGCAGGAATTGCAGGTTTTGGAGGCCTTTGGGCCACATGGGGAACGGCAACCTGGGCGAATGCATACTTGAACCATTCGCTTCACCTTTCGCTCGTTTCAGCAGGCAAAATGATGGCGGTTTATGGCATGGCCGGTCTTTTATGCAAGCCGCTGATCGGCTTCGTATCCGACTACATGAACAAAAAGACGATCGCGTTTTGGGCATTATTTTTATTTGCCCCCGTGCTGGTTTGGTTTGGTGTAAACACACATACAGGGATTCTCTTCACAATCACTGCGATTCTCGGTGTCACCGCGTTCATCTACAGTCCGGTCATGACCGCGATTATTGGCGAGCTGGTAGAAGAACGGCTCGTCGGGACAGCGATGGGCCTCGTCAACGCGATCTGGCAGCTCGGCTCGCTCATCTCGCCGCTTGTCGTCGGCATGGTGGTGGATGCGACTTTCAGCTACTTCTATGGATTCCTTGTGCTCGCTGCCGGTCCTTTAATCGGTGCCATCATGATGCTCTTTGTCAAAACCAAAGCGAAACAGGCAAAAAACTGGAAGGCTGCCTAA
- a CDS encoding HAD-IIA family hydrolase, whose translation MVRGYIFDLDGTVYLGDRLIPGAAEAIHHLKTRGDKVLFVTNKSIATRQDYVRKLRKFGIDVSLQEVINSNYITALYLREVLVPGEKVLALGEAPLLSELQEFVIPLTENPAEAAYVVLGWDREFNYEKLNLAFQACLHQAKVIATNPDRTCPMENNQQLPDCGAMIGALEGATGKPIDLVVGKPSSYLAEVAVKKILLLEYEDCYMIGDRLETDIKMANESGMNSVLVLTGISNREMAATSPYKPTYILESIKNITSL comes from the coding sequence ATGGTGAGGGGTTATATTTTCGACTTGGATGGAACGGTGTATCTCGGTGACCGCCTTATTCCCGGTGCGGCAGAAGCCATTCATCACCTGAAAACACGGGGTGACAAAGTGTTGTTCGTCACCAATAAATCGATCGCGACACGTCAGGATTATGTGAGGAAGCTGCGGAAATTCGGCATCGATGTTTCGTTGCAGGAGGTCATCAATTCCAATTACATTACGGCGTTATATCTTCGTGAAGTACTTGTTCCCGGAGAGAAGGTCCTTGCTCTTGGGGAAGCTCCCCTCCTGTCAGAACTTCAGGAGTTCGTCATCCCTTTAACCGAAAATCCTGCAGAGGCAGCTTATGTAGTACTGGGCTGGGACCGGGAATTTAACTATGAAAAATTGAATCTTGCATTTCAGGCCTGTCTTCATCAGGCAAAGGTGATCGCGACCAATCCTGACCGGACATGTCCCATGGAAAATAACCAGCAGCTGCCTGACTGCGGTGCCATGATCGGCGCATTGGAAGGGGCCACAGGAAAACCTATTGATCTGGTCGTCGGCAAGCCGTCCAGCTATCTGGCGGAGGTGGCCGTGAAAAAGATACTATTACTTGAATACGAGGATTGTTATATGATCGGTGACAGGCTGGAAACGGACATTAAGATGGCCAATGAAAGCGGAATGAACAGCGTCCTCGTCTTAACCGGCATTTCCAACAGAGAGATGGCAGCCACCTCCCCCTACAAACCAACGTATATACTGGAAAGCATTAAAAATATTACCAGCTTGTAG
- a CDS encoding nucleoside hydrolase has protein sequence MNVLFFTDLGIDDAFALIYALKHPQIKVIGIVADYGNVSRDRAIRNAQYILTMTNSDHIPIISGASRPVLGTEPEFFPYVHGAEGLGTVIPEEMPKALYNFSNIFTVIKESTEPVSIVNIGRLTSLAMAFILHPELLNLVQNIYVMGGAFLVRGNVTPYAEANIFGDPTSASIVINHTSPLAVSLFPLNVTEKAIATPQFVQSLIKDSEDTSGHFLRRIYEFYYTFYKKERPGLRGAPIHDLVPVSALVNPSIFKYVERNVQIVENSSIFGKGITVADFREHPVINPGDNDFSIIAYDMDYDAFLKDVYTVMRS, from the coding sequence ATGAATGTCTTGTTTTTTACCGATTTAGGGATAGATGATGCGTTTGCTCTTATTTATGCGTTGAAGCATCCCCAGATCAAGGTGATCGGTATTGTTGCGGACTATGGGAATGTTTCAAGGGACCGGGCGATCCGGAACGCCCAGTACATTTTAACGATGACGAACTCAGATCATATCCCGATTATTTCAGGAGCAAGCCGGCCTGTGCTGGGGACGGAGCCTGAATTTTTTCCTTATGTTCATGGAGCGGAAGGCCTGGGCACGGTTATACCTGAGGAGATGCCTAAAGCCTTATATAATTTCAGCAATATTTTTACCGTTATTAAAGAGTCGACGGAGCCTGTCTCGATCGTCAATATTGGCCGGCTTACTTCGCTGGCGATGGCCTTTATTTTACATCCGGAGTTATTGAATCTGGTTCAAAACATCTATGTGATGGGCGGTGCCTTTCTTGTACGGGGCAATGTCACACCGTATGCCGAAGCCAATATTTTTGGCGACCCTACCTCAGCGAGTATCGTGATCAATCATACGAGTCCCTTAGCCGTAAGTTTATTCCCGCTTAACGTGACGGAAAAAGCAATTGCTACTCCTCAATTTGTTCAATCTTTGATAAAAGACTCTGAAGACACTTCGGGACATTTTCTTCGCCGGATTTATGAGTTTTATTATACCTTTTATAAAAAGGAGCGCCCCGGCCTGAGGGGAGCTCCTATTCATGACCTGGTTCCTGTCAGTGCTCTTGTCAATCCGTCGATTTTTAAGTACGTAGAACGGAATGTCCAGATTGTTGAAAACTCGTCCATTTTCGGAAAAGGTATCACCGTTGCTGACTTTAGGGAGCATCCGGTCATTAATCCGGGTGACAATGATTTTTCCATTATTGCTTATGATATGGATTACGATGCGTTTTTAAAGGATGTTTATACCGTTATGCGGTCTTGA
- a CDS encoding VanZ family protein, with product MHRIIFYSFLFYIINVLQLVTGGIVVPRSDQPFQLLLQSVPFHFLSDWYQNYKNNGFDWFFWNSVKLSFFNVLLLFPMGIYLPVIFKMGSWKRVITGVFLTSFFIELLQLTLGFFKLLEMSRSIDVDDLILNTIGGMLGFVCYRIGRMMVPLKNRKEKRLSS from the coding sequence TTGCATCGGATTATTTTTTATTCCTTCCTTTTTTACATCATAAATGTACTTCAGCTGGTTACTGGAGGCATTGTTGTTCCCCGGTCGGACCAGCCTTTTCAGCTTCTTTTGCAGTCAGTGCCTTTTCATTTTTTGTCAGATTGGTACCAGAATTATAAGAATAATGGATTTGACTGGTTCTTTTGGAACTCGGTCAAGCTGTCATTTTTCAATGTGCTGCTGCTGTTTCCGATGGGCATCTACCTGCCTGTAATATTCAAGATGGGTTCCTGGAAAAGAGTCATCACCGGAGTATTTTTAACGAGTTTTTTCATCGAGTTGCTTCAGCTGACTTTAGGCTTTTTCAAGCTCCTTGAAATGAGCAGGAGCATTGATGTGGATGACTTAATCTTAAATACGATCGGCGGGATGCTCGGATTTGTGTGTTACAGGATTGGCAGGATGATGGTCCCGTTGAAGAATAGGAAGGAGAAGCGTCTTAGCAGCTAG
- a CDS encoding nuclease-related domain-containing protein, with protein MIVKELKVPLIIRKLEALLRRLPSNHPQRSEIERQLARRKAGYRGEQSVEYSLSYLPPNKYIILFDLRLYDGSHFFQIDTLLISPHFLLILEVKNFSGTLQFDQEFKQLIRTSMDKEEAFPDPILQVARHKTQLQTWLSSMGFRHQIPIETIVVVSSPHTLIRSSSTGVSRKVTHLSNLIELIKDLEQRYKKDAVTETEIQYLTNLLIKNEYPHDADILNRFQISYQEILKGILCPVCLSFSMSRSRQGWKCMNCDHYDKLVHYTALEDYILLLGSEITNRKLKEFLQLSSTSAAKRLLLSLNVPHSGSFKDRKYYLSLPL; from the coding sequence TTGATTGTAAAGGAGCTAAAAGTACCGCTGATTATAAGAAAGTTAGAGGCTTTACTTCGAAGATTGCCATCCAATCATCCTCAACGAAGTGAGATCGAACGGCAGCTGGCCAGGAGAAAGGCTGGATACCGGGGAGAGCAGTCTGTAGAATATTCATTAAGTTATCTGCCCCCAAATAAGTATATTATTTTGTTTGATCTTAGACTTTATGATGGCTCTCATTTTTTTCAAATAGACACCCTTCTGATCTCCCCGCATTTCCTTCTTATTTTAGAAGTAAAGAACTTCTCTGGTACTCTCCAGTTTGATCAGGAATTTAAACAGCTTATACGAACCTCAATGGATAAAGAGGAAGCATTTCCTGACCCGATCCTTCAGGTTGCACGTCATAAAACCCAGCTTCAAACATGGCTTTCCTCCATGGGATTTCGCCATCAAATCCCAATTGAAACCATCGTTGTAGTAAGCAGCCCGCATACCCTCATCAGATCTTCCTCAACTGGAGTCTCACGAAAAGTTACTCACCTTTCTAACCTAATTGAACTCATTAAAGATCTTGAACAACGATACAAAAAGGATGCTGTCACGGAAACAGAAATTCAGTATTTAACAAATCTGCTTATCAAAAATGAATATCCGCATGACGCCGATATCCTTAACCGCTTTCAAATTTCCTATCAGGAGATTCTCAAAGGTATACTATGCCCTGTCTGCTTGAGCTTTTCCATGTCCAGGTCCAGACAAGGATGGAAATGTATGAATTGTGATCATTATGACAAATTAGTGCATTATACCGCGCTTGAAGATTATATCCTTTTATTAGGATCTGAGATTACGAATAGAAAACTAAAAGAGTTTCTTCAATTATCATCTACAAGCGCTGCAAAACGGTTACTTTTGTCCCTTAACGTTCCGCATTCAGGAAGCTTTAAGGATAGGAAATATTATTTGTCACTCCCTTTATGA
- the kynA gene encoding tryptophan 2,3-dioxygenase: MLNKNDQPDVNATSSETNIHTDFKNNMTYGEYLQLDKILSAQRRLSGHHDEVLFIVIHQVSELWMKLILHEMHSAIESITNDDLSSAFKKLARVSKTQSQIIQAWDVLSTMTPSEYMEFRDSLGQASGFQSYQYRMIEFALGYKTPHVLKIYEKDPELLVELKKAYEAPGLYDVAIRALHKAGLAIDEEVLNRDVTRTYQENETIRQAWTTVYRNPKQYWDLYELAEKLVDIEDWLQQWRFRHMKTVERIIGFKMGTGGSSGVGYLKKVLDQRFFPELWDIRTIL, encoded by the coding sequence ATGCTGAACAAAAATGATCAGCCAGATGTGAATGCAACAAGCTCGGAGACGAACATCCATACGGATTTTAAAAATAATATGACGTACGGCGAATATTTGCAGCTTGATAAAATCTTATCGGCACAGCGCCGGCTGTCCGGCCACCATGACGAGGTGCTGTTCATCGTTATTCATCAGGTGAGCGAGCTGTGGATGAAGCTCATCCTGCACGAAATGCACTCAGCGATTGAGTCGATCACGAACGATGACTTGTCCAGTGCGTTCAAAAAGCTGGCGAGGGTATCAAAAACGCAGTCACAGATCATTCAGGCGTGGGACGTGCTTTCCACGATGACACCTTCCGAATACATGGAGTTCCGTGATTCGCTGGGACAGGCGTCCGGGTTCCAGTCGTATCAATATCGGATGATCGAGTTCGCACTCGGTTATAAGACGCCGCATGTGCTGAAGATCTATGAAAAGGATCCTGAGCTGTTAGTTGAGTTGAAGAAGGCTTATGAAGCTCCGGGATTGTACGATGTGGCGATTCGGGCGTTGCACAAAGCGGGCTTGGCGATTGATGAGGAAGTGCTGAATCGTGACGTGACGCGCACGTATCAAGAGAATGAAACGATTCGCCAGGCGTGGACCACCGTCTACCGTAATCCAAAACAATATTGGGATCTGTACGAGCTCGCCGAGAAACTCGTAGATATTGAAGACTGGCTTCAGCAATGGCGATTCCGCCACATGAAGACGGTTGAGAGAATCATAGGGTTTAAGATGGGTACGGGCGGTTCCTCTGGTGTCGGCTATTTGAAGAAGGTGCTCGACCAGCGGTTCTTCCCGGAACTGTGGGATATTCGGACGATATTGTAG
- the larC gene encoding nickel insertion protein: protein MNNFLSQHAHEQLDHEMVMIEVNLDDCSSEVLAYTMDQLLAAGANDVYYTSIYMKKNRPAYKLSVLTSPTKQQELEEIIFKETTSFGLRFFPVSCHRLGREFYKAKTQWGEVTVKIGIYQGERIKFSPEFEECRALAEKHNLPLQLIYDEAKSIAISQNK from the coding sequence ATGAATAATTTTTTGTCCCAGCACGCTCATGAACAGCTCGATCACGAAATGGTCATGATCGAAGTGAATCTAGATGACTGCAGCAGTGAAGTTCTCGCTTATACGATGGACCAGCTGCTCGCTGCCGGTGCCAATGATGTGTATTATACGTCCATCTATATGAAAAAAAACCGCCCGGCGTATAAACTGTCTGTGCTTACCTCCCCAACCAAACAGCAAGAACTCGAAGAGATTATTTTTAAAGAAACGACCAGCTTTGGCCTTCGATTTTTTCCTGTATCCTGTCACCGTCTCGGAAGGGAATTCTACAAAGCAAAAACACAATGGGGAGAGGTTACTGTCAAGATCGGAATCTATCAGGGAGAGCGTATTAAGTTTTCACCCGAATTTGAGGAGTGCAGGGCTCTTGCTGAAAAGCACAACCTCCCTCTGCAGCTGATTTATGACGAGGCGAAATCCATCGCGATCAGCCAAAACAAATAA
- a CDS encoding cytochrome c biogenesis protein CcdA, whose translation MEFTTILVMALLLGLKHALDPDHIVAVTTIVSEKKKARFSALVGAWWGLGHMTTILVIGSAIIYFDLLISHSVEKLLESIVGVMIIYLGVKAFYSLSMGKTHEHAASREKNRWMLRPLIVGLLHGLAGSTGVAYLFLSTIEDKYMGFLYLLVFGAGTLLSMVLATLLIGMPYSWASDHKKLNLLLTQSTGILSVIFGIYYLCEILFLS comes from the coding sequence ATGGAGTTTACAACCATTTTAGTCATGGCGCTGCTGCTCGGATTAAAGCATGCCCTTGATCCGGACCACATTGTGGCGGTGACGACGATCGTCAGTGAAAAGAAGAAAGCCCGGTTTTCCGCACTTGTTGGTGCCTGGTGGGGTCTCGGGCATATGACGACCATCCTTGTGATCGGCAGCGCTATTATTTATTTCGACCTCCTAATCTCTCATTCTGTTGAAAAGCTCCTTGAGAGCATTGTAGGCGTCATGATCATTTACCTCGGAGTAAAGGCGTTCTACTCTTTGAGTATGGGCAAGACACATGAACATGCTGCATCCCGTGAGAAAAACAGATGGATGCTGAGACCGCTTATTGTTGGTTTACTGCATGGCCTTGCAGGGAGTACCGGTGTCGCTTATTTATTCCTGAGCACGATTGAGGACAAGTATATGGGCTTTTTGTATCTACTTGTCTTTGGTGCCGGAACACTCTTAAGTATGGTGCTCGCTACACTGCTGATCGGCATGCCTTATTCCTGGGCTTCAGACCATAAGAAGCTTAATCTGTTATTAACGCAAAGCACCGGTATACTGAGCGTCATCTTTGGAATCTATTATCTCTGTGAGATCCTGTTTCTTTCTTAA